The Malus domestica chromosome 13, GDT2T_hap1 genome includes a window with the following:
- the LOC103421278 gene encoding uncharacterized protein: protein MGDRSRRSRAMEMAQYQARLDIEDLELINAEAELVNSFMQYKHHGESSHRGSVTGRSFVQRDREECHDQMMKDYFIERPRFPAHDFRRRFRMRRKLFEGILNAVVNHDHYFARKIDAVGQQTLSPHQKLTSAFRMLANGCSADEYCRLAESTAIENLKHFCQVK from the coding sequence atgggTGATAGAAGCAGGCGTAGCAGGGCAATGGAGATGGCACAATACCAAGCAAGGCTTGACATTGAGGATTTAGAACTGATCAACGCCGAAGCTGAACTTGTAAACTCGTTTATGCAATATAAGCACCATGGCGAATCTAGCCATCGTGGTTCTGTCACGGGGCGTTCATTCGTGCAGCGTGATAGAGAAGAGTGTCATGACCAAATGATGAAAGATTATTTCATTGAGCGGCCGAGATTTCCTGCTCATGATTTTCGGAGGCGGTTTCGGATGAGGAGAAAGCTTTTTGAAGGCATCTTGAACGCAGTTGTCAATCATGACCACTACTTTGCAAGGAAGATAGATGCCGTAGGCCAACAAACTCTATCACCTCATCAAAAGCTCACATCTGCATTTCGAATGCTAGCTAATGGGTGCTCTGCTGACGAATATTGCCGACTTGCGGAGAGTACTGCTATTGAGAACCTGAAGCACTTCTGTCAAGtaaaataa